A DNA window from Trypanosoma brucei brucei TREU927 chromosome 11 chr11_scaffold01 genomic scaffold, whole genome shotgun sequence contains the following coding sequences:
- a CDS encoding variant surface glycoprotein (GPI-Anchor Signal predicted for Tb11.14.0008 by DGPI v2.04 with cleavage site probability 0.344 near 484) translates to MIQPNNIEQVLVLTLSMLTMQKAMAENEAENAIASLCHEAKYLHKVAEDFKSLLSTTDSDVSQAEKLTQIWQLKAAEATQLKEQNAYAALVLHGRLKIDKTKQARVNYKQTLSGVREGILQRISYLQGRTQAYTSFKVSKSTRDATTTKCKAKTTWAKHGDAQCDPTTLSNSPLERKTISAMAATKVKAATEAEIDIEMGNYDLELELSTALNSDSNNKCQTTTTQGTLEAITMVAKATAPHYGGKLLPTRKTDRPKQNCDAEEEKPPSKLPTADKLAALLCKAREAVPPPKIALESTTTETLFGDSDFLYIAAQLLTTEIPAGTQPEGTEADQIKQLIKSTYGDATTFGSRYTTGLYDKQTKYKKETQDSKGTLDSIATGTDLALVSSYFKGIALRLTAVQAGQEKQKNKTGQTDETCEKKGTGAECKDGCKLTGVVDNKKCVVDPDFVKKEVEGVKAENDGKTNTNTTGSNSVIIKKAPLVLAFFLR, encoded by the coding sequence ATGATTCAGCCCAACAACATAGAGCAGGTACTGGTGCTAACTCTGTCGATGCTGACGATGCAAAAGGCGATGGCAGAAAACGAAGCCGAAAATGCCATAGCCTCTCTCTGCCACGAGGCCAAATATCTGCACAAAGTAGCAGAGGATTTCAAGTCCCTGCTTTCGACAACCGATAGCGATGTCTCCCAAGCAGAAAAACTGACGCAGATATGGCAACttaaagcagcagaagcgaCGCAGCTGAAAGAACAAAATGCATACGCGGCACTGGTTTTACACGGAAGGCTAAAAATAGACAAAACCAAGCAAGCACGCGTGAActacaaacaaacattaaGCGGCGTCAGAGAGGGGATTCTCCAGCGCATAAGTTATCTCCAAGGCCGCACACAAGCCTATACGTCGTTCAAAGTCTCAAAAAGCACAAGAGACGCAACGACCACAAAATGCAAAGCTAAAACAACGTGGGCAAAACACGGCGACGCACAGTGCGACCCAACAACACTTAGCAACTCGCCactggaaagaaaaaccatCTCGGCGATGGCGGCGACCAAGGTAAAAGCAGCTACCGAGGCGGAAATAGACATAGAAATGGGAAACTACGATCTGGAACTGGAACTGTCAACGGCCCTCAATTcagacagcaacaacaaatgccAGACAACTACCACACAAGGCACACTGGAGGCAATCACGATGGTAGCAAAAGCAACGGCACCACACTACGGAGGCAAGCTATTACCGACAAGAAAAACTGACCGGCCAAAGCAGAACTGCGACgccgaagaagagaaacCACCAAGCAAGCTGCCCACGGCAGACAAGCTAGCAGCCCTGCTGTGCAAAGCAAGAGAGGCAGTCCCACCTCCAAAGATCGCGCTAGAGTCGACAACGACAGAAACGTTATTCGGTGACAGCGACTTTTTGTACATTGCAGCGCAACTTCTAACAACTGAAATCCCTGCAGGTACACAGCCAGAAGGCACAGAAGCCGACCAAATCAAGCAACTCATCAAAAGTACTTACGGCGATGCTACAACCTTCGGATCGCGATACACCACTGGCCTCTACGACAAACAgacgaaatacaaaaaagaaacccaaGATTCGAAAGGAACTCTAGACAGCATAGCAACAGGCACTGACCTAGCCCTGGTAAGCAGCTATTTCAAGGGCATAGCACTCCGGCTTACTGCAGTTCAAGCAGgacaagaaaagcaaaaaaacaaaacggggCAAACAGATGAAActtgcgaaaaaaaaggaacaggagcTGAATGCAAAGATGGTTGTAAATTGACCGGCGTTGTCGACAATAAAAAGTGCGTAGTGGATCCGGATTTTgtcaaaaaggaagtagagGGAGTTAAAGCGGAAAatgatggaaaaacaaacacaaacaccacaggaagcaattctgtTATCATTAAAAAGGCCCCTCTtgtgcttgcattttttctaCGATAA
- a CDS encoding variant surface glycoprotein (GPI-Anchor Signal predicted for Tb11.14.0007 by DGPI v2.04 with cleavage site probability 0.344 near 476): MLPFSGEQQRLSAHTVTLLTLCFTTILRLAKPSTNGFNEAKITQLCGTAMAIQDTAAVAIGRLQKLHRQEQAAAEARNKLLLAALVVPTVNDTILFTAAARAAENCRVDATTKAAGNVAAGVTAAANGAHVAGRLTELVAILQATTKSDTARKCITQANTRTTKLTSPAEFGCPTTITDEYAPKLNLDSSEITNKGLAKYSGPTQLQDATGNNVCAFMLGSNADNTALWQYSGSATPATVGADLITVSPHTGSGATATIAVANALGTDYQAPDSATAAKKLFTAIGKVMKLPESTCPETTEKAISEALTTTTIKAEVKDLLIKLGKVTNTMADQAARSLIGQAVKDDNAASTARVNQVNKLKVKKIDGGKPKEVKIETLTDPPEITTALLIAIPELKAKADRTVASEPAKDCSTNGGIQEENKECSKKTGDDCKDGCKLTGEGENKKCVKDTYFVKKEVEGGEKDSKTGTTNTTGSNSFVIHKVPLLLAFLLDFINL, from the coding sequence ATGCTTCCATTTTCGGGAGAGCAACAGCGTCTGTCCGCGCACACAGTGACCCTTCTAACACTGTGCTTCACGACCATCTTAAGATTGGCAAAGCCATCAACCAACGGGTTCAACGAAGCCAAAATAACACAGCTATGCGGCACGGCCATGGCAATACAGGATACAGCGGCAGTCGCAATCGGCCGCCTGCAGAAGCTACACAGGCAAGAGCAGGCGGCGGCCGAAGCCCGAAACAAATTGCTTCTGGCTGCTCTAGTGGTACCCACTGTAAACGATACAATTCTGTTCACAGCAGCGGCTCGAGCAGCAGAGAACTGCCGAGTAGATGCAACAACCAAAGCAGCAGGAAACGTAGCAGCGGGTGTgacggcggcagcaaacgGTGCCCACGTGGCAGGCCGACTAACGGAGCTAGTGGCGATACTTCAAGCTACCACAAAGAGCGACACGGCGCGAAAGTGCATAACACAGGCCAATACAAGAACCACGAAACTAACATCGCCAGCAGAATTCGGATGCCCGACAACGATAACGGACGAATACGCACCGAAGCTAAACCTAGACAGCAGCGAAATAACTAACAAAGGATTAGCGAAATACTCTGGGCCGACGCAACTGCAAGACGCCACAGGAAACAACGTCTGCGCCTTTATGCTGGGATCCAACGCGGACAACACGGCGCTATGGCAGTACAGCGGCAGCGCTACCCCAGCCACGGTAGGCGCAGACCTAATCACAGTATCACCCCACACAGGTTCAGGAGCGACAGCAACAATAGCAGTGGCAAATGCACTAGGCACAGACTACCAAGCACCCGACTCCGCCACGGCAGCCAAAAAGCTCTTCACCGCCATCGGCAAAGTAATGAAACTTCCCGAGAGCACATGCccagaaacaacagaaaaggcaATATCAGAAGCCCTTACAACAACCACCATAAAAGCCGAAGTCAAAGATTTACTCATAAAGCTCGGCAAAGTCACTAACACTATGGCCGATCAAGCAGCCAGAAGCTTGATAGGACAGGCAGTCAAAGACGATAACGCCGCCTCGACCGCACGAGTCAACCAAGTGAATAAGctaaaggtgaaaaaaataGATGGCGGAAAACCCAAAGAAGTTAAGATCGAAACACTAACAGACCCACCAGAAATAACAACCGCGCTATTAATCGCCATCCCCGAACTAAAAGCTAAGGCGGATAGAACAGTCGCGTCAGAACCAGCAAAAGACTGCTCTACCAATGGGGGAAtacaagaggaaaacaaagaatgCAGTAAAAAAACAGGAGACGATTGCAAAGATGGCTGCAAACTCACCGGcgagggagaaaataaaaagtgcgTAAAGGATACGTATTTTgtcaaaaaggaagtagagggaggagagaaagatagCAAAACCggaaccacaaacaccacaggaagcaattcttttgtcattcacAAGGTGCCTCtattgcttgcatttttgctcgattttataaatttatga